Proteins co-encoded in one Malus sylvestris chromosome 7, drMalSylv7.2, whole genome shotgun sequence genomic window:
- the LOC126630050 gene encoding uncharacterized protein LOC126630050, which produces MDTKIHLEAGNLRETINEDNSASSQDWVKAMIFIHRHLDEGLKSEISSQLKLCGETITEEDMLEKTFSTFHASNVLLQQQYRERGFTEYNQLISVLLVAEQNNELLMKNH; this is translated from the exons ATGGATACCAAAATTCATCTGGAGGCAGGAAATCTTAGGGAAACCATTAATGAGGATAACAGTGCATCCTCTCAAGATTGGGTGAaggccatgatctttattcATCGCCACCTGGATGAGGGATTGAAGAGCGA AATTAGTTCCCAGTTGAAGCTATGTGGAGAAACAATAACTGAGGAAGATatgctggaaaagactttcagcacattTCATGCATCCAACGTGCTCCTGCAGCAGCAGTATAGAGAAAGAGGCTTTACTGAgtacaaccagctgatatctgtACTTCTTGTAGCCGAGCAAAACAATGAGCTTCTGATGAAGAATCATTAG